The genomic window CCTAAACACACAAGGTCCAATGATACTAAATGTACAATTACACTTCAACAGATACCTCTTTATTTAAAGGGTGAAGTTTCTTGTTCAGTAATCAGTCTCCAACTAACTAACTAAAGCAAGCAAAATAATGCTAAGCAAAATTCTGTCAAAACACTGCTTCGACATTTCGACTTCTTAAAATTTCAACACACAACATAAGTTTGACATAAAGAATTACTTTCTCAACAAACATAACTGCCATTATTGTAAGGGAAATTCTCATTGCACCCATATACATACTCACAGACCTGCGGTGAAAACCCTAATATATCCCTatacttcggatatgcatatccgaagacacaTTTTTTAAAAAGGGTGACTTCGCATATGCAAATCCGAAGTAACCCTGTTTTTTTTAAaaggtgtcttcggatatgcatatccgaaatattttgGGGTTTTTCACAAAACGTAAACAGCCACCCCCACTGTTTGCATTCTCTTCAAATACAAAATTTTCACTTCAAACCCATTTGTACCAAGTTCCATTCAAAGCATTTCTACTCTATAACTTTTATTCTAGCATTCATAAAGGCTTAAAGTTCCATTCAAGTTCTAATCAAAGCTTCAAAAATTTGTAAGTTTCCACAACTTTCCACTTTATGCTTAATGTTATTAAGGCTATTAGAAATTAGGATAATGTTGTAGGTTGAAGTTATTGTACATCAAGGATAGTGTTTAGATggaaaaaattggattttggatGAGTTAGGGCAAGAAATGGAAGTCTGTCAAAAATGGTTGTTCTCAAGTAAGTTCGAAAGTGCATATCAAAAATCACCTCTGACTAGTTTCGGATACGCACTTCTAAAATATGCTCTGAgttatttttttcctttcaaatctGTTTCATACTCTTATTAGTGGcattttttcaggaaaatggATGACAACCAAGCACCGACCGATCGACTTAGACAGGGGAGACAGACACTGACAACCTCAGCTTTGCGTGAGAGAGCTGCACAGCAAGGAGTGACTCGAGGATGGGGTCGAGTCTGAGTCCAAGTCCAAATAGATGAGGCGCCTGCAAGATCCTCATCTGCACCGAGGAGTCAGGTGTCTCGGGCATCTTCCTCTCGTAAGGTTAGttgggaggaggaggaggatgtgGTACCTGAGGAGGAGGAGGTACCTGAGGTTCACCCTGAGCACGAAGAGGATGCTCAGGATGATGCTCAAGACGCACAGGAAGGCGGGTACCCAGGAGGGCCTTCAGACACATTTGTCTTGATATACTATCATGACCATGCCGCTCGACATATTTGGGACGGTGAGGTTATTTTTTATTGCACATTTTAATTTAAACGGTTTACTTATAAATAGTTGAATTTAAATGGTTTATCTAGGATCCAACAACAACTAACATTCTAGTTTTTTTTTGTTCTGACATGAACGGTTGCCAATAAAATCAGTGAACCATTCACGGAAAATATTTGATCTATTTAAACCACAGGCTGAGTGAGGCCATATCGTGTATACCTCAATCGTACTGCTCACAATGACATCAACTGGATGCCCTTCAGTGATTACGGTGATGTTGTCCCATTAGACCGCATCGCATTATGTTTCGGATGGTTGGCATGTGGGGCCAACACCATGGTCAGATATCTGCCAGAGCGGTGCATGAGACAGTTTGGACGTGTGCAGATGATATCAAAATCTTCATTTGAGGATGCTCCCGATGCCATCACCCGCCGAGATCTCACAGCTATCTTTCAGGATTGGGCGCATTATTTGGTGTTAGAGGAGTATCGGCGTACACGGGCCACCAGGAGCTGGCACTATGTAGATGGATACCTGACATGGTTTTATCAGCTGTCACATCCTATCATGATACTCGATGCTCTTGGGCATCCACCTAGGCCAGCGCACCAGGAGCTCTTGGACAACCagtaggccgaggatgaccatgccactaaTCTCATGCCGATATGCCAACGGATACAGCTGATTGGGCAGTAGGCATTGGACATAGGGTTCATTGAGGAGGACGGTCCAGAGGCGGTTGCCATAGTGTAGAGGATTGTCAGTGAGGCGTTTGGTACGACAGCGTATAGGCAGTAGAGGAGGTCGCAGGGAGTTCAcgttaggcatactcagtagtagtagtagtagccTATGTTTTATTTATGACTTTTTTCGGTGTTGTAATATTTCGACATTTTGCACTTATCCGAACAACTTTCTATATTATGATATCGATATTTTATTCTAGTCTACGTATTTTTTTTCTGTTACATTTTGTCGGACAATAGGAGGTATTAATTTTAGTTGCTACGATCCTCTGATTGTAACAATgtagtttttttgtttttaaaaaatgaaagactcaaagcacatttcggatatgcatatccgaaattggTTTATGgtattttcagatatgcatatccaaaatatttaaaaatgtgaAAAGAGTGCCTTCGAATATGCACATTCGAAATATTAAGGTGTCTTCTAATATACGTATTTAAAGGATATTTTAGGGATTCCAGAAGTATTTTTCACCCCTATATAAATGCAATGAGAAATTAAATTGACAAATACACATCCcctcaaataataaaatatcatctaAAAGAGTATATAAAACCGTACATCTCTGTATTAACTTGTCTGTCCTTTAAACAGGTGGATAGCACCATTTCTTTTGTAATGAGTTGGATTATGCACTCTCTCTAATACAATTTGTTTATATTGCaaaaatataatgtttttaaGTAACTAACACAATACTACTATTTTCTGGTACAACTTAGaagtaaaatatatatatatatatatatattaatatcatGGTAAAACCACAAAACAGTACTTAATCAATGATCAATGACTATCAGTAATCGTGCATTAAAAATATATACGGGATGATATTACCATCATCACCATTTAAGCAAGACCGTTTGCCTTAAAATTGTTACAAACAAATGCAACCACAACGCGGCTAGCAACTGTAATAATCAACGAGTTCATCCAACGATTCCGGTTGAGGATCAGTATTCTCGATCATCCACAACATATGCTCAAACAAGACAACCTCGCATGCCACATTAAcggtatcatcatcatcatcatcatctaccTCGACCGAGCCACGAGACCTGTCCACAAGCTCCTGAAACAGCGGATGTCCAACAACATCGGAGTTAACAAGGTACCTACGCCTCGTTTTTCCAACAAACACGGGACGAAGGCCTTGTTCTGATAACACACATGACTCGTCGTCATTCACAACCGCTCTGATGTCAGAGCGGTTGTGCTTGTTGTTGTAATAGGCGAAGGTGTTCCATTTCTTCAGCACTGACTTGATTTTTGTTAGTTTTGCAACTTTTGTCATGTTTGGATtgtgaagagaaaaagaaaggatAATGGTTGTGCTTGTGTGTGTGAGAAGGTGAAGGGAAGGTTCGGTTTTGGGTGGTATAAAAGGATGGGAGAAGGTTAAAATGGTAATAAGCATCTAATTAAGAAAAAGAAAGTGGCCAAAACGATAGTTGAGTTTTTTTTGGCGTTTGGACTTTGGTGGGTATGAATTTTGAACCGTTCTTTGCTTTGTCAACTTCTATTATTTTCTCTCTGTTATTATTAGGTGTCTTTCGAGCTCTTTTGGAAGTTTTTTtattaagttaataaattaatcaTATTTATTTTGTAGTTAATGTTTAAGTGAGTTGCATTTCGATACATTACAAAAACATCTGACTTCAAAGTTTAAACTATTAGAAATATACttataaattataattcataCTTAATTGACTATTGAATCGGTCGTGTAATTAAATTGATGGGAATCGAAATGAATTGATCAAGACCGATACGGTTAAATCAGTTGAATTGTGAATCGAAGGGATTATCGGTTAAAATTGACTATTGAATTGGTCATGTAATCAAGCTGGTGAAAATCAGTATGAAACAATTAAAATTGGATAATCGATGAAATATAATATTTCTACAAACGGGAGGGATTAGTGTTTGTTCTTTTTTCTACATAAAAATCAAAACAACATTGTTTTATAATTACTTtagtaataaaaaaacaaaacatcaaaaatataaaattatttttaaaaaattaaaaaaaattaaaaaaataaaattcttgtcaattagatatttatttctatttaatGGGATAATTTTATTAAACTCTAAGAAGGAACAatttatgaagaagaagaaaaaaactaacCATACTAGTAAGACGCGAGCTTTCAAGATAAGGCATAAGGTTGCTTGAATCCGGTAAcaacactactacaaaatatatttttggtaataaaatataattacggTTGTTTTGTCAATCAAAGTAATATCTCATTTTTAACgcgacaatttttttttattttattgaaacacTTTTCATCACGGTTCTTAATTTCAACCGTGGTCGTAGATTAAGAGTTACAAACTGCatcaatattttttcattttttcataaaaaaaagtgCATGTCCCTTAACATGTAttgttaaataaaaattgaaaaatttttAACTGCggttgttttaatcaattgtggTTATATGTGTCATATTTCACTAAGTTGGTTCAAACAATTATGGTGAAATTATTTTCtgcaaaattaaaacataatagtTTCTTTTATTTCATTCATAACACACGCCCTAGTGAACCAGACGACAACGATAACGAAATCTTCATTCATTTCTTGGAACGTCCAATTTTCACCATCTTCATTCATTTCTTGGAATGTCCAACCTTCACCGTCTTCATTCATTTCTTAGTCTCTTCATCCTCTTTGAAGTGCGGTACATTACCTTAATGTGTTCATTGTTTATTGTTCATCTTTCATTGTTTATTTCTTGGTCTCTCTCTTGCACTGTGAAGAGGTTTTCCTTTACGCGTTGTGGATTTTTTTTGTTGCAATTTGATTACTTTGTGTTAtggttttatttaaattttgtgatatttTGTTGTTATAAGGCTATGTGATATTGTCATGTGTTATGTTCTCGCGCtatgatgtttttttttataaggctatgtttttgtttttcattttgttgTCATAACTctattgcaaataaataaataaataaatgtcatTTTTTGTTTTCATAATTTGTTATGGATCATAGTTGGATGAAAGCTGATTGATTAGGTTCGGTGTATGAGAAAGGAGTTATTGCATTCCATGAATTCACGAAACAAAATCTTCCCGACAATAATGGTATTTTTTTATTGTCCTTGTGTTAATTGTGGAAATATCAAAAAAGGTTCAAAGAAAGAAATATTACATCACCTATGTTATGATGGAATATGTCAAAATTATACAACATG from Vicia villosa cultivar HV-30 ecotype Madison, WI unplaced genomic scaffold, Vvil1.0 ctg.003689F_1_1, whole genome shotgun sequence includes these protein-coding regions:
- the LOC131641358 gene encoding auxin-responsive protein SAUR78-like — encoded protein: MTKVAKLTKIKSVLKKWNTFAYYNNKHNRSDIRAVVNDDESCVLSEQGLRPVFVGKTRRRYLVNSDVVGHPLFQELVDRSRGSVEVDDDDDDDTVNVACEVVLFEHMLWMIENTDPQPESLDELVDYYSC